One segment of Belonocnema kinseyi isolate 2016_QV_RU_SX_M_011 chromosome 7, B_treatae_v1, whole genome shotgun sequence DNA contains the following:
- the LOC117176831 gene encoding uncharacterized protein LOC117176831 isoform X1 gives MRKLHFSLKCCTAVLLLLYIDVDSICTDHAPASREGKFFLTKETLKTPMHKVQMTQRGYIQFLRWELPVPEINEYTFCLWVKSSNLTYAQSFFSYSKNEKDRLIRSWISPNGQSIHLEIGNVEIFQVPFSVQENKWYHLCQSWQNKDGRYALWIDGRIETQGYITKMAGHVIPSKGDIVVGQEYTDFDKGLEDGIEGSVLGFNLLLASAFDPYETFFNDDQGLNLLSTPPTLRRNIDAPNLNSQFGENLSSSLSDRKHQISFEEESTSSYQQQLFGTFPKNVQDRKRKQIVFREEAEKTTDYENFKKPSISDIPLGFQLVTISYSQCEIGRGSPFIGGPLMLISWTRTPVKVFGGAIVKNVKSECGDF, from the exons atgagaaagttacatttttcgttaaaatgttGCACTGCTGTACTACTGTTGCTATACATAGATGTCGACTCTATTTGTACGGACCATGCACCGGCCTCGAGGGAGGGAAAATTCTTTTTGACGAAAGAGACATTGAAAACACCAATGCACAAAGTGCAAATGACACAAAGAGGATACATTcag TTTTTGCGGTGGGAACTACCAGTACCAGAAATTAACGAATACACTTTCTGCCTTTGGGTCAAATCTTCGAATTTGACCTATGCTCAGTCGTTTTTCTCATATTCAA aaaacgAGAAAGATCGTTTGATACGGTCTTGGATATCACCGAATGGTCAGAGCATTCACCTGGAAATAGGcaatgttgaaatttttcaagttcCCTTTTCTGTCCAAGAAAATAAGTGGTACCACTTATGTCAAAGTTGGCAAAATAAAGATGGACGATACGCATTATGGATAGACGGAAGAATTGAAACACAAGGCTACATAACAAag aTGGCTGGACATGTGATCCCCAGCAAAGGCGATATCGTTGTTGGCCAAGAGTACACTGATTTCGACAAAGGGCTCGAAGATGGAATTGAAGGATCAGTTCTGGGTTTTAACTTACTCCTTGCTTCAGCTTTTGATCCgtatgaaacatttttcaatgacGATCAGGGTCTAAATTTACTATCAACTCCACCCACACTTAGGAGAAACATAGACGCCCCAAACTTGAACAGTCAGTTTGGAGAAAACCTTTCATCGAGTCTAAGTGATAGGAAACATCAAATCTCTTTCGAAGAAGAATCCACGAGTTCATACCAACAACAACTATTTGgaacttttccaaaaaatgtacaaGATCGAAAGAGGAAACAAATTGTGTTTAGAGAAGAAGCAGAAAAAACCActgattatgaaaattttaagaaaccatCAATATCTGATATCCCGTTAGGGTTCCAATTAGTTACTATTTCTTATTCTCAATGTGAAATCGGGCGAGGAAGTCCTTTCATTGGAGGCCCTTTAATGTTAATATCATGGACAAGAACTCCAGTAAAAGTATTCGGTGGAGCTATAGTGAAAAATGTCAAGAGTGAATGTGGTGATTTTTGA
- the LOC117176831 gene encoding uncharacterized protein LOC117176831 isoform X2, with protein MLHCCTTVAIHRCRLYLYGPCTGLEGGKILFDERDIENTNAQSANDTKRIHSENEKDRLIRSWISPNGQSIHLEIGNVEIFQVPFSVQENKWYHLCQSWQNKDGRYALWIDGRIETQGYITKMAGHVIPSKGDIVVGQEYTDFDKGLEDGIEGSVLGFNLLLASAFDPYETFFNDDQGLNLLSTPPTLRRNIDAPNLNSQFGENLSSSLSDRKHQISFEEESTSSYQQQLFGTFPKNVQDRKRKQIVFREEAEKTTDYENFKKPSISDIPLGFQLVTISYSQCEIGRGSPFIGGPLMLISWTRTPVKVFGGAIVKNVKSECGDF; from the exons atgttGCACTGCTGTACTACTGTTGCTATACATAGATGTCGACTCTATTTGTACGGACCATGCACCGGCCTCGAGGGAGGGAAAATTCTTTTTGACGAAAGAGACATTGAAAACACCAATGCACAAAGTGCAAATGACACAAAGAGGATACATTcag aaaacgAGAAAGATCGTTTGATACGGTCTTGGATATCACCGAATGGTCAGAGCATTCACCTGGAAATAGGcaatgttgaaatttttcaagttcCCTTTTCTGTCCAAGAAAATAAGTGGTACCACTTATGTCAAAGTTGGCAAAATAAAGATGGACGATACGCATTATGGATAGACGGAAGAATTGAAACACAAGGCTACATAACAAag aTGGCTGGACATGTGATCCCCAGCAAAGGCGATATCGTTGTTGGCCAAGAGTACACTGATTTCGACAAAGGGCTCGAAGATGGAATTGAAGGATCAGTTCTGGGTTTTAACTTACTCCTTGCTTCAGCTTTTGATCCgtatgaaacatttttcaatgacGATCAGGGTCTAAATTTACTATCAACTCCACCCACACTTAGGAGAAACATAGACGCCCCAAACTTGAACAGTCAGTTTGGAGAAAACCTTTCATCGAGTCTAAGTGATAGGAAACATCAAATCTCTTTCGAAGAAGAATCCACGAGTTCATACCAACAACAACTATTTGgaacttttccaaaaaatgtacaaGATCGAAAGAGGAAACAAATTGTGTTTAGAGAAGAAGCAGAAAAAACCActgattatgaaaattttaagaaaccatCAATATCTGATATCCCGTTAGGGTTCCAATTAGTTACTATTTCTTATTCTCAATGTGAAATCGGGCGAGGAAGTCCTTTCATTGGAGGCCCTTTAATGTTAATATCATGGACAAGAACTCCAGTAAAAGTATTCGGTGGAGCTATAGTGAAAAATGTCAAGAGTGAATGTGGTGATTTTTGA